A stretch of the Rhipicephalus microplus isolate Deutch F79 unplaced genomic scaffold, USDA_Rmic scaffold_18, whole genome shotgun sequence genome encodes the following:
- the LOC119178452 gene encoding uncharacterized protein LOC119178452 isoform X2 has product MQAVQAEINALQQTPYVSAENYNPEPAEPATPENMQASGYALAGERENGFQEESESPGAVGFSFERQDELFPEDEHEEPADSPANDGFTQFTSERLGARVHRLAEKIAEDTGKVSQNSKNLVLRVSARRDDLLRRNEQQKQNIDILKTMALDNLKKYSKDGE; this is encoded by the exons ATGCAGGCGGTGCAGGCAGAAATAAACGCGCTGCAACAAACGCCGTACGTGTCAGCCGAAAACTACAACCCCGAAC CTGCAGAACCAGCAACACCCGAAAATATGCAGGCCAGCGGCTATGCGTTGGCGGGCGAAC GTGAAAATGGATTTCAAGAAGAGTCGGAAAGTCCCGGCGCAGTTGGATTTTCGTTCGAGAGACAAGATGAGC tgTTTCCTGAAGACGAGCACGAAGAACCTGCAGATTCTCCCGCTAATGATGGCTTTACACAGTTCACGAGTGAAC GTCTTGGTGCAAGAGTGCATCGTCTGGCCGAGAAGATTGCTGAAGACACGGGCAAGGTTTCCCAGAATTCCAAAAACCTCGTTCTTCGAGTATCAGCGCGTCGCGACGATCTCTTGCGACGCAACGAGCAGCAAAAGCAAAACATCGACATTCTCAAAACCATGGCTCTTGATAATTTGAAGAAGTACTCGAAAGATGGCGAGTAG
- the LOC119178452 gene encoding uncharacterized protein LOC119178452 isoform X1, whose amino-acid sequence MQAVQAEINALQQTPYVSAENYNPEPAEPATPENMQASGYALAGERENVPPEELENYGTVAFAFERPDERENGFQEESESPGAVGFSFERQDELFPEDEHEEPADSPANDGFTQFTSERLGARVHRLAEKIAEDTGKVSQNSKNLVLRVSARRDDLLRRNEQQKQNIDILKTMALDNLKKYSKDGE is encoded by the exons ATGCAGGCGGTGCAGGCAGAAATAAACGCGCTGCAACAAACGCCGTACGTGTCAGCCGAAAACTACAACCCCGAAC CTGCAGAACCAGCAACACCCGAAAATATGCAGGCCAGCGGCTATGCGTTGGCGGGCGAAC GTGAAAATGTGCCTCCTGAAGAACTGGAAAACTATGGCACAGTCGCGTTTGCATTCGAAAGACCTGATGAAC GTGAAAATGGATTTCAAGAAGAGTCGGAAAGTCCCGGCGCAGTTGGATTTTCGTTCGAGAGACAAGATGAGC tgTTTCCTGAAGACGAGCACGAAGAACCTGCAGATTCTCCCGCTAATGATGGCTTTACACAGTTCACGAGTGAAC GTCTTGGTGCAAGAGTGCATCGTCTGGCCGAGAAGATTGCTGAAGACACGGGCAAGGTTTCCCAGAATTCCAAAAACCTCGTTCTTCGAGTATCAGCGCGTCGCGACGATCTCTTGCGACGCAACGAGCAGCAAAAGCAAAACATCGACATTCTCAAAACCATGGCTCTTGATAATTTGAAGAAGTACTCGAAAGATGGCGAGTAG